Sequence from the Triplophysa rosa linkage group LG22, Trosa_1v2, whole genome shotgun sequence genome:
TCCCACCTGAACAGCTTTGCTTTGTAGCATTCCTTCATGTCTACTCCTTTAGCCTGTTATAAAACCATAGTTTCACACATGACAGCAAGCGCACTGTTGTGACATAGCCTGACAGTTATACTTCATACTTTTATGGacaattaacacaaaaaagtgAACTCACAAACTGCAACAAAACATCCAGCCTTTGCTGACTAATTTGATAGAGTGGAAAATCTTTCTTCGTCTGGAGTTCattaacaaatatattcatCATGCCGGTATCTTTCAACACAAGACATGCATTCCTATTTTGTATGTTGGGGTGATAATTTATGACACTGTACATTCCAGAAAGACAAAACATCAGTGAATGGGTTTAACATGACCTCAAATGGTCCTATAGTTTCCCTCAACACAGTTCTCAATAACTGTCAAACTGAATAAGATGCAAGAATGAAATGAAAGCATTTCAGCATTTTTATGGTAtcattaaaggagcaatgtggacattttagcagcatctagcggtgaggttgtgaattgcaacccagggctcactccacccctccccttcgaagcactatggtggctgacaaaggacaaagatgtcgtcacgttttcgcttctttgccaaaggagattatgtatttacgaaacgcactctatagggcagtttgtccgtttagggctactgtagaaacaacatgactaaattgcttaaaataaacaccAAAATGCCACTACATAGAGACAACAGTTAAATGTTAAAAGCTCTAttttgtcgctgtccttctgaaacattgTATGTCCAaaattgctgtttttcaggaaatgaaaaaaacactgaactgtgttgtcaaagttgtcaATCActttttatagattttattggttagatatttgcaaaacccagtggcaaacataaagggtgactaataataattaaaaataaaaagcacgaaatatggagataagatgtttcagaaggacagtagcGATTTAAATAATATCAGTTCATTAATAAACGCTAGCAGACATAAACACTAAAACTAAATAGTTAAtactaaaaaaagtaaaacactaAATTATCACTGTAAGTAAACTATTATTaccagaaaacaaaaacaataaacaacttaATTATTTAGTAAAATCAGGCATAGCCTTTTTATCTGAGCCCATTACAAATGATAACTGGGAAGGTTGGGATTTAACCTAAGTTCAACTCTTACTGTGAGTCACAATATCATGCCATTAGGGCCCAAATTCCAAGAATATGTTCTTAAATAAACCAAACATAGAGAGGCCTGGGACCCAGGGGACTGCCGCCTCAGGCTGAAGTTATGAAGTGAGAGAGGAGACTGATGAGAGGAAGAAGAGAGCAATAATGAACAAAGATTTCAGATTTATTTATCATGTCAGAGATCATGGCGCCTATGGAATCGACCCAAACTAAATCATCTACATCTCACAGGGCTTGATCGGAAAAGAAACACAACAGACGGGTCAGTACGTCTGCTGTGGGGGGGGTGAAGGAgcttcatttaatcatcatcattgctttcctgtagctcagtggtaagagcatggcgttagcaacgccaaggtcatgggtacgaTCTCAGGGATTacacttagaaacaaatgtgtagtataatacaatgtaagtcgctttggataaaagcgtctgccaaatgcataaatgtaaatgtaaatgtaaaccatCACCAGTCAGAAAAACATGGGAATGTATGTTATAGTGGGTAAGTAAATCTTATTGGGTCGCAAAAACTTTGGATGACCTCTACCACATCTAACTGTAATTCATTTACTACGTCAAAATAATTTTCTTCTAGCTATTTATCTTAACCtccaaataatatatttttgattTACACATAAATGCAAAAACCCAAAGCAGTGCTGGTTCTGATTATGCTAATCTCTTTAGGATTACTGTAAATTGAGTTTGTAAGGGTGAATTGTGAGCGTAAGTGGCATGAtaatatttctgtcatctgtgttaTGTTAGGCAGGGTTATCAGGGaaaatttatacagatatgATAACAACAAAGAGGATATCATCTTGATTTTAAACAcgaaaaaagttttgaagaagGCGCAGTGCATCTGAGGCACTGGTCGGTAAGCAATGGCTGCCAAAAGAAACGGCTCAGATGTTGATATTTTATAGCTCTTGAGATTTGGAAGACTTTGTATCAAATGTTCCTCATAAATTTCCCCATAAATATtctgaaatataaaatcaaatgaaGCGTACTGAAAGAGTGTAGGGTTATAAAAATAACAGGTGGCATCACTTATAATTGGTTATAATTTGGTCCTGGAAAAAAATGATGAGACAGCTTTATGAAATCTCTGCTGAACTctaaaggccattgcacattgagtctgaaatttgcgtccgaaatttccgcacgttaaaaaataaacactgcaTCCGATATTTTcttccgtcataaaaaaattcggactgggttcgattttctgcgtttttcgcatccgtagcaagcattttgagaggtgttttgacaattcagagacaccgtacaaacaagcgccaaatacgaaaaaacgcataagaaaatttcggactgtatgagCAAAGACCTTTAGACACATGTGAGATtacgtactgtatatgttttgcTCAGGTGAAAACCTGAGAAGCATGAAACTTATTCAGGTCTCAAATCTATGTCCGTTTCATATCTAGGAGAAACAATATGTTCTTTCTGTATGGTTTGGGTTAGAATTAGAGATAGTTGCATCATATAATAAATTTCATATTATTACTATAGTTAtccttttgatttgatttcctGTGGACTTTCTTCATGTGATACTAAGATACTgcattttcttaaagggatagttcacccaaaaatgaaaattctgtcatgaatttctcaccctcaagttgttccaaatctggataattatttttgttttgttgaagatATTTCGAACAATGTTGGCAAataacagttctgggacataattgactaccatagtagaaaaaaataaaatgggagtcaaaggtgcccaagaactgtttaaaacgctttcctaaattccttaaaatatcttcatttgtgtttaacagaacaaaaaagatacaattatttttcctactatggtagtcaatgatgccccagaaatgtcagctgctaacatttttccaaatatctttctttgtgttcaacagaacaaagaaatttatacaggattggaacaacttgagggttaaTTTTCATTCTGGATGAACAATCCCACAGTATACAAGCATGAAAATGGATGTTTTGCTCAAAAGCACGATATAGCTAAAACATCTTGGGGGAAATACAATCAGAGGACGTAATTATGACGCAGATCACTCTAAGATGTCACCAGGACGTTTCATTCCCACATTCGGAGCAGCTGTTGTCACTCACATCCACACCCACACAACGAATGTAAGGGATCCTTCCTCACTGCTAAGagactttaaaaaagaaacaccCACCAAGACATAAGAATTATGTGACTGTCCGTATTTTATCTTGGTTTTTAAAATGGAGACAATATCTCTGTCTCTGGATCTCCCCCTTCAAAACACTTAAGAAAACTTTAtggaacagttcaccctaaaatgaaaattcagtgatcatttacccaccctcaatttgttcaaaatctgtatacatttatttgttctgatgaacacagagaaagatattttgaagaatgcttgtatcAAACAGTTTTGAccctcattgactaccatagtaggaaaaattgcttcatacatttctttgttcttttgaacacaaaagaagatattttgaagaatgtaggaaagcaaacagttatggggcacttttgactaccattgcaaTTTTttcaactatggtagtcaatggtggccaagaactgtttggtttcaagcactcttccaaatatcattctcaatgttcatcagaacaaagaaatttatacaaattcGGAAccacttaagggtgagtaaatgatgacagaaattttatttttgggtgaactgtcccatgTACAGATTTTGCCATGTAAGTCGCTGCCACAATTCCTAAAAAAATAACACGTATTCAAATGTAGTAATTCTTCAGTGAACTTGTCATTGCAGGGAAATGTGCTCCCTCACCCTCTCGGCAGTCCTCCCCAAAGAATCCGGGACAGCAGCGCCATTCCAGCGAAGTGATCTTCCGGTAGGTCACTGTGTACACGGGTCTCATCAGAGTCCTGTagctgaaaaaataaaacaagaatacACAGACACTGTGAGCTGCAGTCCAAAATGAGTAACAGTGGGAGCAAACACCAAGAAGTCGAACGttattatcatgaaaaatgtctttttttctttgtctttaccTGATGAGGTTTGCACACGGCCCAGGCCAGCGACAGCTCTGAAACAGTCGTTGCACAACAGTCTCCGTTCCATTTTGTGTTTGACACGAAACAGTCTTCTGAACTGTGTATTGGCACCAATTCCTTATTCATcccatgataaaaaaaaacaattttaatgaTGATAAGGATCCAATTACAATTCATACATAAATTGAATTGTGAGTCAAATTCCCCTTCAAAAATGAAAGTGCAAAATTTGATCAAATGTGAGCCAATGAATCATAGAATGTCATAGATATGACGTATGATATAGAGTGATTTCAGTTTCACAAAATGCAGATAAATGGTACAGCAAAACAGTGGAAAGTGGCTGCAATAAATTCACTTGTTCTTGCAATTCATTCACATCAAAGGCAACGTGAAAAACAACACAGCGGACTGAGGGTCCTCTGTGAGACCCTCTCAGTAGCACATGCATGTATTTTCCTGTACCACAAGTGACCGAATGATTTACGTTCTCCAGACATTCATACAGCACCCAGAAGAGTCTGACAGACAGTCTTGAAGATCACTTAACTCAAACTGACTTTAAATGTCTTTCTGCATCTACactatacttaaaaaaaacaagacaacattACAGAAACTCTAATGGTTTTAAGGGAATTTTATTGGCTATTAATATAAACTATTATGGTTTCTGTGGGTCTTGACTGGTAATGGAGTTCTATAAGTGGAATGTCATCTGGCGGGTGTGAACCAATAGACAACCATTCAATCCTATAAGAATATAGGCTACCCCAAACACTAcataaaggaaaatgtttttttcagccGGGAACTTTCTAAACTCTTCCTAAGAAACTTCCTTTAAGCCTGAGCTGATTCAAAACGAACGGATGTGGATCcatattgtttttcatttctttacaaGACAGATGGAGGAATTCTGACTAGAACACCGACCGACACACGAAAAAATTCGTACGTCTAGAAATTTAGGTGTCTGTTTTAATAAAGACAAATATTTTCGTCAGTGGTTCTGTTCGTTTCTCCCCCTTCATTCTGTAGTCCCATACATCCAATTATAAACTGAGTTCATTGACATGGATTCATTATTCTCAAATACTTTAGTCAACATCACATCAGAAAACATATTTGCGATATTTTACTTTCTCTTGAATGTTAAGACAAACAACCTAATGATAAAAATGACAGGAATTATACCTGTTGGGTGGGTTTGTTCCAGCAGGGGGTCGTCCGGTACTTTGTTCTGAAACTGTCCGCTGCAGCCTGATAGGAATCTGATAAATAACTGCTGATGCTTTAAATGGACGCAACGACAGTATGAAAATGCAAAGAAGTTTCAAAAGTGCCTCACGCATGGTTCCTATTATATCCGAGTTTATATGATGTTAGTCCTATTAGACGTGCTACTTTTGTGTTATAGTGGAGAAACGCCAATGACTTGACGGAAGAAGTTCAGTGTTCAGTGACTGGATAAAAAAAACTTCCCTGAGCTATCTGGAGTGAAACACTGGCTGTGTCTCAAAACTTGGTGTGCTGAATGACTAGACAGCTGTTTGAAGCTATCATAGCTAAACATAGTATTACCCACGATGTTGTCTAGGCAGACAGCTGACTAGGTTTTGAGACACAAACACTGTAACAACGCGTGTGGTGAAGTGTATGAAACAAGCAGACTTCATACatcttttaaaactttttaaaacaagtCTTTTTAATATGTAAATGCAGGTCAAAACACGTTACCATTCCTATGATATAATTAGAACATTAATTAGAACGTATTATAATTTGCCATAAAACCTATTGAAAGGATAAATGGGTCTTTAGCGCCACCTGCTTGCCTACCAGTTGCAACGGGGGTTTCTTGAGATTGTGTAGggaaaaaacaaataagactACATAAAGTGCAAAGTAATATTTACTAAGTTCACCCAAAGGTGGTCTTCTCCTGCTGTTTATTTGTACACTGCAATAGTTACTTCAAGATGCCACTTACCATAGACTGATCCAAGTGTGTTATTGAGTGTAATATACAAAACGGCAAACAGAATcacacagaaaaagaaaaaaaatacagtatattctggGAATGTGAGCaatattttaatgatatttGGTTTAAATAACAATATGACTGCTTTAACAACATGGATGTGCCCACTAGACCAGTGTGCAAAAAAAGGGTAGATGCAGAAATGTAATAAAGAAAATTAACTTCAATATTCCTTAATATTTAGATGAATTACAACATACTGTGCTAAATAAGCACTTCTTTCAGTGTATGTGTTGTACTgccctaaataaatgaaataaaacgtgTGGCATAAAAGACAGGAGCTTTCAGTTGCCTACAGCAAGAAAAGCATTTCAATTACTAAAACGTATAAACATATGCAATAATAGGGTGAAAGAAGATAAAGAAAATGTACTTGTTGCAGGCAAAAGATACCCAGAGTCCAGATTCTACCAACAGAAAATCAAGATATTATTCACATCTTTGAAATCTTAACTTAAACATTCATCTCCAGAATGACTTCTAAATTGCAATCTTTATATTAAAACTAACTGAACTTGATTGAAAAGACATTCTGCATCGTGagttgttatatttattaaagttaaaTGAGGTGAGGTCATATAATAATGACTTTACGTGtagcttttaaaatatgtttgaacTGTTCTTGTAACATAAatttacacatttgtttcaGAGAATCATTTCTCCAATGACAGCTAAGCTTTCAATTAACTTGTTACCGTATAATGGCTAgactttttaaataagcatcacattcCACTGCTTATAAAATAAAGCTACAGCACAAAAACAGTAAaagtaataacaacaataaGGGTGTTATCTTGCCACTACATTCATTTCCTTTTCCTGTAAACAGGAATGTCCAGTTTCTTTCAGTTTTCGGCTATAATTATTGAATGAATCAGGGAAGAACAGTTAAAAACAAAGGGCAAAGATTTGTAATTCTAAAATGTTACAAGAATTGTACGTCATAATAAATATAGTGCCTTTTTGATGTCTGGTCCATAATGTGTCTTTCGCAGCAGTTATAGGAAGGTCAAGTGATCAGTCTGATTATCAATGCCCAGTGCAcgctgtgtgtgtctgtgtgtgttagctTAGAGGAGTCGCCTGGATAACCGAGACCTGCTCGGTACAGATTCTTTTTAATGGAGGGGCTCCACAGCTGTCCTCGTCCTCCTGTGTCCGGGACAAAAAAGGAACAACAACAGGTAAACATAATTTCAGGATGCACTATAAACCTGAGCTGTATCTATTATGTCAGAGGCATTACAAAGAATCTTAGAAAACTCTAAATCTGTCTTTGCTACTTAATTTACCATTCAAAACATCTTAAAAGCTCTCAAGTGAGAATCAAGAAAACTAGTCCAATGAGAGTAGACTTGacaggcaaataaaaaaatctatttaaaattACTGCAATATTCGCAATGTTGCTTGATTTTACATAATTGCAAATACATAGTACATTTTTGGATATAATGCCCAGCTAAACTGAATGTAGTCGAATGGTTCCCAATGCATTCGAGTCCCCCCAAGGTTGccaatttaatcatttttttctgatttctGAATTTCCTCAAATTCCACTTAATCCTAAAACTGTTATATAGACTTTGTATAGAACATAACCCTAACATTCATGTGTCATAAAAAAATCTCTGGTTAGTTTTGTACTGTTTGTCACCTGAGCAGTGAGGGGTACAAGATCTTCTTTGATGAGTGTTGGCGGCTCATCGGCGACTTCATTTGATTGCAGCAGCGGTTCTAGAAAATAGAACCAGGTTTATAAAAGACTAAGATATCACATTGAACCTAAGCGAAACATgaatactctctctctctctctctctctctctctctctctatatatatatatatggtgaTTGTACTAAAACGTGTTGTTCACATCACGCAACCTCATCGTTTGTGACTATATTTACAATGTAACATGGCACTGAGATGATACTAAagatgaaatgaatgaaaaatattgaaaaaagaagcccataaatgttttttaaataataggtTGGGGAACGAATGATGATATTGCTAAATATTTGAATCAAACTCTGCTTAACTAAACtgaatttttaatttaatatactccTCTATACCTATGATATAAAATGGGTAATGCATTTATTAGCTTTGATATTGCCTTTAAAGTCACAGAATAAATGCATAGGTTATGAGCTTCACCTTCCATGCTTTCCTGGCCAAGGGTGGGCGGTTGTGGGTCATCTGTGCGGTAGTCTAGAGTCTGAGGTGCAGGGCTGACAGGTTCACTGGGCTGAGGACTGGAGTAACTACTGCTGTCTGCTGTAGCTTTAGGTTGATATGAGTCCGAGAGAGAACTCTGGTTGCTGTTCTCATCTGAAAATGTAGGCAACTACGAACATTTGAATTTGCCAACATTTAAAGAACAGTTCCTTCCAAATAAAAAGTGTAAACTTTTCATACTTTTAAGTGAATTCTTACGTGAAAAACACAAAGTAATTAGAATTGAACTCTATGTGCATTTGTTTACCTTGAAAATCTAATAGTACAGAGCAGGCATTATCAGATGACTCCTCCGTGGGGAAATTATTCCGTTGAATCTCTTCACCCACAGAAACCTTGTTCTTTTCCTTCTAAAAGACatcagtaaaaacattaaaaattgaGAAAATCTTTTGCAATCCAGAGAATATATTGATTCATGCATATGAGGAAAGCAGTATCATGTTTCTTTGCATGCACGCAGTCTGTCACATAGTCAGGTGACCACAGGATGTGTACCAGTATACAAATGCATCTGGTTAGACGCTATTTATAACAAAGAAAACATTCTCTGACGTGCTGTACCTCTTTCGTGTCCACCACAGGTACCCATTTGAATATTCTTAGTGATGTATCTCCAACTGTGACCCATTTCTTTTCCCTGAAATAACACAATGCAAAATTGGTGCAACAGGTTTCTAATacaattgtgttgttttaagaAGCATTACACTTAACAGCTCCACTCTTTGTTTTGAAGAAAAAGCACCATTAAGTTTGTAGATGGAGAAACTTGTTGATGAGTTGAAACCAACCTAACATTTACTTCCATCACAAAGGGGGCTTATATCTGGCTGGACTAAAACCTAACTGGATGTgcatgaataaatattttaaacattaaattcCTAATAGACTCTACAAACAAGTGAAACTGGAACAATAATGTATTTCAAGTTTACTGAGCgtcattttaaacaaacactTTACCAATAAAGTAACAATTTAAAGTCCTTATTTGTCCTGCCCATTTGTCGATCGTCTCTTGAGAAAACAAAGCAAAGTTTCTCGCTACTGGCTGTTCCCCGTGTCAGTCAAACGGCATCCACTTAAGAAGCCCCACCCCCTTTCCGTCTGAAGTTTCTCTTTTGAGAAACATTCACGGTTACAAAGTACCGTGACGCTGGCCATCATACTCACCATCTTCGTACTCTCTCGATGGCGGCCATCACTTTCTTAATGTCATCTTTAGCGCGACTTCGGGTCTCTGCGCGGACCGAGCGACCCGACATTTCTGAATTTTGTCGGTACTCTTACTGGAATCGTGTCGGTCTTGCAGTCTGGTTACGCAAATCTCGCATCGCGAGAACACAGGACTGACTCCACTTTCTAGAGCTACTCGACAGGTCCCACCTACTTGAGGACGGCACAGGTGGCTactatgatttttattttattaacttttttttagataaaaatccCGAAATCGATAGTTCTACAGTAAACGACACCGTGTCCACGTCTGTTtcagaacagtaaaactaaaccacctaaatgtttttaatatactATTTAAGTTATAgcttctttcaaaataaaagtcttctaGGGTCCACTTTTAAACGTAAAACTTCGGATTAAAAATAGCGCTGAAATGCAAGTATTGAAAAAAAAGTTAGcaaaaaaattgcatttttagaaACCATAAAGCGCCCTGTTATTAACATTAATATAGCCTAATTccatattttaaagttttgttaaaaaacattttcatgtattctaagtctatttttaaatgtgaacaaataaacaaacaagtttGATAAAAGtgatgtgtttttgaaatcCAAAAATACTTTCATTTCATCTTACTGTGCAATTATGTTGTTAGATTTGACAAGCAACCATTACAAACTATAATTCCTAGTGTAAACACTGTGGCGGTATCAAAACTTTGCTCAGTTTGTTAAAAAGGCCTACCCAAAATCACCGCCTcaatcaactgcatgattctgATATAGCATGTACTGTTAAACCTTGCTTGAATACATCATTCATGATCTTCGCAATTCCGTTTGACGATGCAAATGGCAAAAAAGAAAGATTTCCCTTAAACCTGTCACAAAAGTAATTAAACACTTGATTTATTCTTTAGAACCAACATGCtaaagaaagttatttttgaCTCTGAAAACAAAAACGGCCTTCAGTTCATAAAAGGCAGTTAAAGTTGTTCACCAAGCAGCATCTAGTTCTTTGGTCCATTAAGCACAGTTTCCAGAGCATTCTCAGCATCTGTTATCTGCTGCTGGAGTCTCTGTCTCACTCCATCGTTTGAGGCTTTCTTCAGCATGGTTTGCATATCCTGGATGGCGGCACGGTAACCAATTACATTGTGAAATACGCGAATGGCCCGGTCGCCGGTACTCACTAAGAAGCGGTTGTTCATGTCAAATTTAAGATCGGTTATCTCTTTACTGTGAACGTCGTGGAATTCTTCTTCAAGTTCACCAGTGACAGCATTGTACATGGCTATATCAGAACCGTTGGACACAGCTACTACGCGGCCATCTGGAGACAGGGCTATGCGGCTCCCCTCTGACACCTGAGATGGCACAGTCCGCAGCAAGTATGGATCCTGCTGTTTCTTGTACTCCACATCAGTGTCCCACAGCTTCCACGTGCCGTCTTTAGATACAGTCACCATTCTGTTCAAAAAGCATGCAAAATGAATCGCTCAGTTTAAAAAGTTTTTAGTGCAAACCAAGGTTTTTAAAGTAACTGCCTTTCAGAAGTCTTTATTAAAACGTTTGTAAACGTAAATGTGTCGATAACTAAAAGATTTACTATGTAATACAATATTATTTCCATGGCAAACAAAAGAGA
This genomic interval carries:
- the bcl7ba gene encoding B-cell CLL/lymphoma 7 protein family member B-A isoform X2, with protein sequence MSGRSVRAETRSRAKDDIKKVMAAIERVRRWEKKWVTVGDTSLRIFKWVPVVDTKEEKNKVSVGEEIQRNNFPTEESSDNACSVLLDFQDENSNQSSLSDSYQPKATADSSSYSSPQPSEPVSPAPQTLDYRTDDPQPPTLGQESMEEPLLQSNEVADEPPTLIKEDLVPLTAQEDEDSCGAPPLKRICTEQVSVIQATPLS
- the bcl7ba gene encoding B-cell CLL/lymphoma 7 protein family member B-A isoform X1, with the translated sequence MSGRSVRAETRSRAKDDIKKVMAAIERVRRWEKKWVTVGDTSLRIFKWVPVVDTKEKEKNKVSVGEEIQRNNFPTEESSDNACSVLLDFQDENSNQSSLSDSYQPKATADSSSYSSPQPSEPVSPAPQTLDYRTDDPQPPTLGQESMEEPLLQSNEVADEPPTLIKEDLVPLTAQEDEDSCGAPPLKRICTEQVSVIQATPLS